From one Melioribacteraceae bacterium genomic stretch:
- a CDS encoding NADH-quinone oxidoreductase subunit J — protein MSIYDIIFYLFAILTLGSGYLVVTSKNIVHAAFYLLFTFFGVAGIYVLLGADFLAIVQLMVYVGGILILLLFGVMLTNRITDVKIRTGTVHIIPAVVGTGLFMGVIVSMMLRTNWKSEPAELPISTMYGLGRILLVDYVLVFELLAILLLIALIGAASIARRDTE, from the coding sequence ATGTCAATTTACGATATAATATTTTATCTCTTTGCTATCCTAACCCTTGGTTCGGGATATTTGGTTGTAACCAGCAAGAATATTGTTCATGCTGCGTTTTATTTACTGTTCACATTTTTCGGAGTCGCCGGAATTTATGTCTTACTTGGTGCTGATTTCTTAGCAATCGTTCAACTTATGGTTTATGTCGGCGGTATCTTGATCTTACTTTTATTTGGTGTCATGTTGACAAATAGAATAACCGATGTAAAAATTCGTACCGGAACTGTTCATATAATTCCCGCTGTAGTCGGGACCGGACTTTTTATGGGAGTCATCGTTTCTATGATGTTAAGAACTAATTGGAAATCTGAGCCAGCTGAATTACCCATATCAACCATGTACGGCTTAGGAAGAATTTTACTGGTGGATTACGTATTAGTTTTTGAACTGCTTGCAATCTTATTGTTAATTGCACTTATAGGTGCTGCATCAATTGCAAGAAGAGATACAGAATAA
- a CDS encoding NADH-quinone oxidoreductase subunit I: MKQYLKNTWEGLYTVFVGMKITFMHMFTPAVTIQYPDVKVPLPERVRNRLYVNMDDCIGCDQCARACPVDCITIETVKSLPEEDLGKTSNGKKKALWVTQFDIDIAKCCYCQLCVFPCPTECIYMTDVYEFAEFERSSLVFNFATLTAAEAEEKKANYEKMMAEKEAAKAAAVKAKAETAAKEKKDDSPKKESSGKKDENEKGSE; the protein is encoded by the coding sequence ATGAAGCAATACCTAAAAAATACATGGGAAGGACTTTACACAGTTTTTGTGGGAATGAAAATTACATTCATGCATATGTTCACTCCTGCAGTAACAATTCAATATCCCGATGTTAAAGTTCCACTTCCCGAAAGAGTTAGAAATCGTTTGTATGTTAATATGGATGATTGCATAGGATGCGATCAATGCGCTCGTGCATGTCCGGTTGATTGTATAACAATCGAAACTGTAAAGTCACTTCCGGAAGAAGATCTCGGTAAAACATCCAACGGTAAAAAGAAAGCACTTTGGGTTACTCAATTTGATATTGATATAGCTAAATGCTGCTACTGTCAACTTTGTGTTTTTCCATGTCCTACTGAATGCATTTACATGACTGATGTTTATGAATTTGCCGAATTTGAACGATCAAGTTTAGTGTTTAATTTTGCTACTCTAACAGCTGCCGAAGCCGAAGAGAAAAAAGCAAATTATGAAAAAATGATGGCAGAAAAAGAAGCTGCAAAAGCAGCAGCGGTAAAAGCTAAAGCTGAAACTGCAGCAAAGGAAAAGAAAGATGATTCTCCGAAGAAAGAATCATCAGGTAAAAAAGACGAAAACGAAAAAGGTTCAGAATAA
- the nuoH gene encoding NADH-quinone oxidoreductase subunit NuoH: protein MYELLKNIFGNDVIAYIIGGALPLFVFILPFALFAVYLERKVSGFMQDRLGPMRTGPYGVLQTIADILKLIQKEDITASDTDKKFFNLAPYLTFAGSYAAFAAIPFSGMYIGTGAEVGIFFIVAISSLVVAGLLMAGWSSNNKYSLLGAMRSAAQIISYEIPTALVILTIVMITGTLSLHEMTEMQTAYFWNWMIFGGAGWSVTKFLLIPFMLVAFIIFYISSLAEVNRTPFDIPEAESELVAGYHTEYSGMKFAMFFLAEYANMFAVSAIAVTIFLGGYQSPFGYLGNTLGLTWLVPIEQLFWFTSKGIFFVFVQMWLRWTLPRLRVDQLMALCWKYLIPYAILNLIIVGIITLI, encoded by the coding sequence ATGTATGAACTATTAAAAAATATCTTTGGCAATGATGTTATTGCCTATATTATTGGCGGGGCATTACCACTGTTCGTTTTTATTCTCCCCTTTGCTCTTTTTGCAGTTTATCTTGAAAGAAAAGTCTCCGGATTTATGCAAGACCGTCTCGGACCAATGAGAACAGGTCCCTATGGTGTATTACAAACTATTGCAGATATTTTAAAACTCATTCAAAAAGAAGATATCACGGCTTCGGACACTGACAAAAAGTTTTTTAATCTAGCACCATATTTAACATTTGCCGGTAGTTATGCTGCCTTTGCAGCAATTCCTTTTTCCGGTATGTATATTGGCACCGGAGCAGAAGTAGGAATATTCTTCATTGTTGCAATTTCATCACTTGTTGTAGCCGGATTATTGATGGCAGGTTGGTCATCCAATAATAAATACTCATTACTCGGCGCAATGAGATCAGCTGCTCAGATAATCAGTTATGAAATCCCAACCGCACTAGTGATATTAACGATCGTAATGATTACCGGAACATTGAGCTTACATGAAATGACCGAAATGCAAACAGCATATTTCTGGAATTGGATGATCTTTGGTGGTGCAGGTTGGAGTGTTACAAAGTTTTTACTAATCCCGTTCATGTTAGTAGCATTTATAATTTTCTATATAAGTTCACTCGCAGAAGTTAACAGAACACCTTTTGATATTCCCGAAGCCGAGTCTGAGTTAGTTGCCGGTTATCATACAGAATATTCGGGCATGAAATTCGCAATGTTTTTCTTAGCGGAATATGCAAATATGTTTGCCGTTTCCGCAATTGCTGTAACAATTTTTCTGGGTGGTTATCAATCACCATTTGGTTATTTAGGCAATACACTAGGCTTAACATGGTTAGTTCCAATTGAACAACTTTTCTGGTTTACGTCAAAAGGGATTTTCTTTGTGTTTGTTCAGATGTGGCTTAGATGGACTTTGCCACGACTAAGAGTAGATCAATTAATGGCACTTTGCTGGAAATATTTAATACCATATGCTATTCTTAATTTAATAATTGTAGGAATCATCACGTTAATTTAA
- a CDS encoding NADH-quinone oxidoreductase subunit D yields MPLKTEEMILNMGPQHPSTHGVLRLELILNGEVIVDVKPHVGYLHRCFEKHCEAMTYPQVVPYTDRMDYLSSMYNNFGYAVAVERLLGIEVPERVEYIRVIMGELQRIASHLVAVGTYGLDIGAFTPFLYTFRDRERILSLFEMTCGARLLYNYIWVGGLSHDLHPDFVRLTRDFLQYFKPNIKELNNLLSYNKIFIERTANVGILPLDTAINYGMTGPNLRASGLAFDLRREDPYSIYDRFDFDIPVGKGTHGTVGDCWDRYYVRVLEMEQSIRIIEQALDQLPEGDVTSAIPKRIKPPKGTIYTRVENPRGELGYFIISDGSLNPFRVKVRGPSFVSLELMGELCKGHLVSDVVAVLGSIDIVLGEVDR; encoded by the coding sequence ATGATATTAAATATGGGTCCTCAGCACCCTTCTACTCACGGTGTGTTGAGACTCGAGTTAATACTTAATGGCGAAGTTATCGTCGATGTCAAACCTCACGTTGGGTATTTGCACAGATGCTTCGAAAAACATTGTGAAGCAATGACATATCCTCAAGTTGTTCCCTATACCGATAGAATGGATTATCTTTCATCGATGTATAATAATTTTGGTTATGCAGTTGCAGTTGAAAGATTATTAGGAATTGAAGTCCCCGAACGCGTCGAGTATATTAGAGTGATAATGGGAGAACTTCAAAGAATTGCTTCTCACCTGGTTGCGGTTGGTACTTACGGTCTTGATATCGGTGCATTCACACCGTTCTTATATACCTTTAGAGATAGAGAAAGAATACTTAGTTTGTTTGAAATGACTTGCGGAGCTCGTTTACTTTACAATTACATTTGGGTCGGCGGCTTATCTCATGACCTGCATCCCGACTTTGTGAGATTGACTAGAGACTTTCTACAATACTTTAAGCCGAACATAAAAGAATTAAATAACTTACTTAGTTACAATAAAATTTTTATTGAAAGAACTGCTAATGTCGGAATTCTGCCACTCGATACGGCAATCAATTATGGAATGACTGGTCCAAACTTACGAGCCAGTGGTTTAGCATTCGATTTAAGAAGAGAAGACCCATATTCAATATATGATAGATTCGACTTTGATATTCCGGTCGGTAAAGGTACTCATGGCACTGTTGGTGATTGCTGGGACAGATATTATGTCCGCGTTCTTGAGATGGAACAAAGTATAAGAATAATTGAACAAGCATTAGACCAGTTACCCGAAGGAGACGTCACTTCTGCAATTCCTAAAAGAATTAAACCGCCAAAAGGAACAATTTATACAAGAGTTGAAAACCCCAGAGGTGAATTAGGATATTTTATTATAAGTGATGGTTCATTAAATCCTTTCCGCGTAAAAGTCAGAGGACCCTCTTTTGTCAGTTTAGAATTAATGGGAGAACTCTGCAAAGGTCATTTGGTTTCGGATGTGGTTGCGGTTCTTGGAAGCATTGATATAGTTCTTGGTGAGGTCGATCGATAA